One window of Tindallia californiensis genomic DNA carries:
- a CDS encoding replication-associated recombination protein A: protein MDLLDIVNHQKKKEQAPLADRMRPDSIKDLIGQDHLLSREKFLARCIKAKRIPSLILYGPPGTGKTTLARLLAKESGSEYFQLSAVMAGVKDIRQVIEEANNLLKHSHKKSILFIDEIHRFSKNQQDALLPHVERGLVTLIGATTENPYFEVNSALLSRTTVLKLEPLTAKEIACLLKRSLVEKEKGLGRIKTVIEDDVVMFLADMAGGDARRALNALEIAALSATPHSDGSITISLEDAEESVQKRAVQYDKDGDQHYDVISAFIKSIRGSDPDAALHYLAKMITAGEDPEFIARRVMIAAAEDIGNADSNGLTIATAAHYAVKHIGMPEARIILAQAVTYLATAPKSNAAYLAINKAMTDVNNVTTDVPKHLRDSHYQNASKLGHGNGYLYAHSYPNHYVKQQYMPDALTGAVYYEMTDQGEEKKHKEYMDKLKKKSHQ, encoded by the coding sequence ATGGATTTGCTGGATATCGTAAATCATCAAAAGAAAAAAGAACAAGCACCTTTAGCGGATCGAATGAGACCCGATTCCATCAAGGATCTTATTGGGCAAGATCATCTTCTTAGCAGAGAAAAATTTTTAGCTCGTTGTATCAAAGCCAAAAGAATTCCTTCGCTTATTTTATATGGTCCACCCGGAACGGGAAAAACAACCCTGGCAAGACTATTGGCAAAGGAATCTGGAAGTGAGTATTTTCAGTTAAGTGCTGTCATGGCAGGAGTTAAAGATATTCGTCAAGTAATAGAAGAGGCGAATAACCTTTTGAAACATTCACATAAAAAAAGTATCTTATTTATTGATGAAATTCATCGATTTTCTAAAAATCAACAAGATGCTCTTTTACCACATGTTGAAAGAGGTTTAGTTACGTTAATAGGAGCTACTACGGAAAACCCATATTTTGAAGTGAATAGTGCGCTTTTATCAAGAACTACGGTTTTGAAATTAGAACCACTTACTGCTAAAGAGATAGCATGTTTGCTTAAAAGAAGTCTTGTGGAAAAAGAGAAAGGATTAGGTCGGATAAAAACAGTGATTGAAGATGATGTAGTCATGTTTTTAGCCGATATGGCTGGCGGCGATGCCCGTAGAGCATTAAATGCTTTAGAAATTGCCGCATTAAGCGCAACGCCTCACAGTGATGGTTCTATTACCATCTCCCTGGAAGACGCTGAAGAATCAGTGCAAAAGCGCGCCGTTCAGTATGATAAAGATGGCGATCAACATTATGATGTGATATCAGCTTTTATTAAAAGTATCCGAGGTAGTGATCCGGATGCGGCATTGCATTATTTAGCAAAAATGATAACAGCTGGTGAAGATCCGGAGTTTATTGCAAGAAGGGTAATGATAGCCGCTGCTGAAGATATAGGCAATGCCGATTCAAACGGATTAACGATTGCGACAGCAGCCCACTATGCTGTTAAACATATCGGTATGCCAGAAGCTCGTATCATTTTAGCACAAGCCGTAACATACCTTGCAACAGCACCAAAAAGCAATGCTGCTTATTTAGCCATTAATAAAGCAATGACAGATGTCAATAACGTCACTACTGATGTGCCCAAACACCTTAGAGATAGTCACTACCAAAATGCTTCTAAACTGGGCCATGGAAATGGATATTTATATGCCCATAGTTATCCAAATCATTATGTAAAACAGCAATACATGCCAGACGCACTTACAGGTGCTGTCTATTATGAGATGACGGATCAAGGAGAAGAAAAGAAACATAAGGAATATATGGACAAGTTAAAAAAGAAATCCCATCAATAA
- a CDS encoding amidohydrolase, giving the protein MSTPRTMFYNANLSNFTDLSTDNAFITENGMITKIGDSNDLLPLLKDEDIRINLQQKTVIPGFTDSHMHLLAYGSTKEQVVSLKEIPSIDALKKAVTQHIDRKSIPIGDWVNGSGWNQDLFSDRKIPDRQDLDSISRKHPIKLLRMCYHICSVNSKALELAGITKHTPDPEGGKIDRDSHGNPTGVLRETAMELINRVIPPIENKEEMKNLILSACDDLVKHGFTCVHTDDFGFVGDRQALLDAYKELNEAKKLPLQIVLQMIIYKPEDIRFYIDNQLQSWKSMDRLIPGPIKILADGSLGSRTAALYKPYSDDAETSGFMLMSEKRLETMIKLAFENDFDVAAHGIGDKTIETLLDIYAKHEALYQSKHLRPSIIHSQIGSESILRKYRELQVIANIQPIFTHSDLHIAEARIGSDRLKHSYCWKTYLEMEIPTVGSSDAPVESFNPFWNIYTAIARKDLMGNPQDGWIPEEALTRKEAFELFTTKPPLLSGESHQSGKLKEGYWANFLVLQKDPFVVRPEELKDFMPIATYFRGEKTYES; this is encoded by the coding sequence ATGAGTACACCAAGAACAATGTTCTATAATGCCAACTTAAGTAACTTTACGGATTTATCAACGGATAATGCTTTTATTACAGAAAATGGTATGATTACAAAAATAGGTGACTCTAATGATTTACTACCGCTTTTAAAGGATGAGGATATACGCATCAACTTACAACAAAAAACAGTCATCCCTGGTTTTACGGATTCTCATATGCACTTACTTGCCTATGGTTCTACCAAAGAACAAGTAGTAAGTCTAAAAGAAATTCCTTCTATCGATGCCTTAAAGAAAGCCGTTACACAACATATCGATCGAAAATCGATTCCTATAGGTGATTGGGTCAATGGTTCTGGCTGGAATCAGGATTTATTTTCTGATCGTAAAATACCGGATCGACAGGATTTAGACAGCATTTCTCGAAAGCATCCCATTAAGCTTCTGCGCATGTGTTATCATATTTGCTCTGTCAATAGCAAAGCTCTGGAGTTAGCTGGAATCACTAAACATACACCAGATCCAGAGGGAGGAAAAATTGATCGGGACAGCCACGGAAATCCGACAGGAGTTCTTCGAGAAACTGCTATGGAGCTTATAAACAGAGTAATTCCTCCTATTGAAAATAAAGAAGAAATGAAAAACTTAATTCTTTCAGCCTGTGATGATTTGGTAAAGCATGGTTTTACCTGTGTCCATACAGATGATTTTGGGTTTGTCGGAGATCGTCAAGCTTTATTAGATGCCTATAAAGAGTTGAATGAAGCGAAAAAGTTACCTCTTCAAATTGTTCTTCAAATGATTATTTACAAACCTGAAGATATTAGGTTCTACATTGATAACCAGCTACAATCATGGAAGTCTATGGATCGATTGATCCCCGGACCCATAAAAATCTTAGCTGATGGTTCTTTGGGTTCACGCACAGCAGCTCTGTATAAACCATATTCTGATGATGCTGAAACCTCCGGTTTTATGTTGATGTCTGAAAAACGATTAGAGACTATGATTAAGCTGGCTTTTGAGAATGATTTTGATGTTGCAGCTCATGGAATTGGAGATAAAACAATCGAAACACTTTTAGATATCTATGCTAAGCATGAAGCTTTGTATCAATCGAAACACTTACGTCCTTCTATTATTCATAGCCAAATAGGAAGTGAGTCTATTTTAAGGAAGTACAGAGAGCTTCAGGTTATCGCGAACATTCAACCAATTTTCACTCATTCCGACCTTCATATCGCCGAAGCTAGGATCGGTTCAGATCGTTTAAAGCATAGTTATTGCTGGAAAACCTATTTAGAGATGGAAATTCCAACCGTTGGAAGCTCTGATGCACCTGTCGAAAGCTTTAATCCATTTTGGAATATTTATACAGCTATTGCCAGGAAAGATTTAATGGGTAATCCTCAGGATGGATGGATTCCAGAAGAGGCATTGACTCGCAAAGAAGCTTTTGAACTGTTCACAACTAAACCTCCTTTGTTATCCGGCGAATCTCATCAAAGCGGAAAGCTTAAAGAGGGTTACTGGGCAAATTTTTTAGTTCTACAAAAGGATCCTTTTGTAGTTCGACCGGAGGAACTAAAAGATTTTATGCCTATTGCCACTTACTTTCGAGGTGAGAAAACCTACGAATCTTAA
- a CDS encoding M20/M25/M40 family metallo-hydrolase: MLTVNRELLESNFFELVKAPSTSGTADENLSTATIVKQFEAMPYFQKNPELLQCHLIPDDGFDRKVITALVKGNGKSNKTIILMGHTDVVDVSDYGKNQDVAYEPEKLMKRLDPSSMNADARNDFESGEWIFGRGVMDMKCGVSVSIAMLEAASRNQEELSGNLLFVGVPDEENNSLGMIAATENLLELSQTHDLDYVVCIDGESQFPYYPGDSNKYIYQGTLGKFVLMAYAVGKETHGGDSLTGLNANLIISELTRRIELNMDLSDSYEEEVFSPPTSLKQTDTKQHYNVKTPESAYAYYNFLTANQSPKYFFDKVKELAIQAMTDSLDKQRRETEKFFEMSNSKGSFYDWTPNVFSYSDLVEMAKEHGGQAFEEHMKGCMDEWRKQPEMDQRILAVKMMEEVYSFCPDKDPKIILFYVPPYYPHIKPTTETPEKAKANKVVEMVSEYAKKEFNEDVGVERFFTGLCDLSFVSLQNAEDVISNIMPNMPNWGFRYELPVETIKKLDLPVMNIGPYGKDAHKNTERLHKDYSFRIYPQLLAFAIKEMLKA; encoded by the coding sequence ATGTTAACCGTTAATAGAGAATTGCTGGAGAGTAATTTTTTTGAACTGGTCAAGGCACCCAGCACATCAGGAACAGCCGATGAGAATCTTTCAACAGCCACTATTGTCAAGCAATTTGAAGCGATGCCGTATTTCCAAAAAAATCCGGAGCTTCTTCAATGTCATTTAATACCAGACGATGGCTTTGATCGCAAAGTAATCACCGCTTTGGTTAAAGGTAACGGAAAAAGCAACAAAACGATTATTCTTATGGGACATACAGATGTGGTGGATGTAAGCGATTACGGAAAAAATCAGGACGTCGCTTATGAACCAGAAAAACTAATGAAAAGACTTGATCCAAGTTCAATGAACGCCGACGCCAGAAATGATTTTGAATCTGGTGAGTGGATTTTTGGTCGTGGTGTTATGGATATGAAATGTGGCGTATCTGTTTCAATAGCCATGTTAGAAGCGGCATCACGAAATCAAGAAGAACTGAGTGGAAACTTACTTTTTGTCGGCGTACCAGATGAAGAAAACAATTCTTTAGGAATGATTGCTGCCACGGAGAATTTACTGGAACTTTCTCAAACTCATGACTTGGATTATGTTGTTTGCATTGATGGAGAATCACAATTTCCATATTATCCGGGAGATAGCAATAAATATATTTACCAAGGAACACTTGGCAAGTTTGTTTTGATGGCCTATGCGGTTGGAAAAGAAACACATGGTGGTGACTCTTTAACAGGGCTTAATGCAAATCTTATTATATCTGAACTGACACGAAGAATAGAATTAAATATGGATCTTTCTGATTCTTATGAGGAAGAAGTTTTTTCACCGCCAACATCCTTAAAACAAACCGATACAAAGCAACATTATAATGTAAAGACACCTGAATCCGCCTATGCCTATTATAATTTTTTAACCGCAAACCAGTCACCAAAATATTTTTTTGATAAAGTTAAAGAATTAGCGATTCAGGCAATGACAGATTCTCTTGATAAGCAAAGACGTGAAACAGAAAAGTTTTTTGAAATGAGTAATTCAAAAGGATCTTTCTACGACTGGACTCCAAACGTTTTTTCTTATAGTGATTTGGTTGAAATGGCAAAGGAACATGGAGGACAAGCATTCGAAGAACATATGAAAGGTTGTATGGACGAGTGGCGCAAACAACCAGAAATGGATCAGAGAATTTTAGCTGTAAAAATGATGGAAGAGGTATATTCTTTCTGTCCTGATAAAGATCCTAAAATAATTCTATTTTATGTGCCGCCATACTATCCACACATTAAGCCAACAACAGAAACACCCGAAAAAGCAAAAGCAAATAAAGTGGTGGAAATGGTTTCTGAATATGCGAAAAAAGAATTTAATGAAGATGTCGGTGTCGAAAGATTTTTTACAGGATTATGTGATCTAAGCTTTGTTTCCTTACAAAATGCTGAGGATGTCATATCAAATATTATGCCCAACATGCCAAATTGGGGTTTTCGGTATGAATTACCAGTAGAAACCATCAAAAAACTGGACTTGCCTGTAATGAACATAGGACCCTACGGAAAAGATGCTCATAAAAATACAGAAAGATTGCATAAAGATTATTCCTTTAGAATTTACCCACAGTTATTGGCTTTTGCGATTAAAGAGATGCTAAAAGCTTAA
- a CDS encoding M20/M25/M40 family metallo-hydrolase → MLEQKNCNLSHLEEIKQNTEKYTIELTKIPSAVETSGELDIAWHLYNTLKEEPYFIDHPDQLYFQKCDGEDERHNVVAYVKGGKGEYKNTVVLLGHIDTVGIEDYRDLKHIATDPMALAEALKEMSIPEEAKKDLDSGEWLFGRGIFDMKCGVAANLSHTLQAARNPELFKGNIIFLGVPDEEGNSAGMLSALKLLNKIKDQDKLVYNAVLDTDYMTSRYEGDENRYIYVGTIGKLLPSFYIVGKESHVGQSFDGLDPNELSAELVREINLSHDLCDVADGEVTVPPITLKQRDLKVDYSVQIAKSAHLYFNYATHGSEPDEVMSKLVSKAEKAFDTVVERLNNHYKHYCEMSEIPHTPLPWKTKVYTFDALYRKVAEELGYKLHQRIAALQRRLDPNTMDDRAYSLAIVEEVCKMNPDPDPMIVVFFAPPYYPHMYINGKNDQEQKLLDALNHSAELVQPKIQEPLKLRKFYPYISDLSFCSVTENQAIIDKLITNMPAWPEKYELPIDEMREFNVPVANIGPFGKDAHQFTERLHRPFSFDVMPELLFETIKYLLEK, encoded by the coding sequence ATGTTGGAACAAAAAAATTGCAATCTGTCCCATCTGGAGGAAATAAAGCAAAATACAGAAAAATACACGATTGAATTGACAAAAATACCAAGTGCGGTCGAAACGAGTGGTGAATTGGATATCGCCTGGCATCTTTATAATACGTTAAAAGAAGAACCTTACTTTATTGATCACCCAGACCAGTTGTATTTTCAAAAATGCGACGGTGAGGATGAAAGACACAATGTAGTAGCCTACGTGAAAGGAGGTAAAGGAGAATATAAGAATACGGTGGTTCTCTTAGGTCATATCGATACTGTAGGCATTGAAGATTATCGTGACCTTAAACATATTGCTACAGATCCAATGGCATTAGCCGAAGCCTTAAAAGAAATGAGCATACCGGAGGAAGCGAAAAAAGATTTAGATTCTGGTGAATGGCTCTTTGGACGGGGTATATTTGATATGAAATGTGGCGTAGCCGCTAATTTATCCCATACGTTACAAGCAGCTAGAAACCCAGAACTTTTCAAAGGTAATATTATTTTTTTAGGCGTACCGGATGAAGAAGGTAATTCTGCTGGCATGTTAAGTGCGCTTAAATTGTTGAACAAAATAAAAGATCAGGATAAGTTAGTTTATAATGCGGTTCTTGATACGGACTATATGACTTCCAGGTATGAAGGAGACGAAAATCGTTATATTTACGTTGGAACAATAGGAAAACTATTACCTTCTTTCTATATTGTCGGGAAAGAATCTCATGTAGGCCAGAGTTTTGACGGATTAGACCCTAATGAACTTTCGGCTGAGTTGGTCCGAGAGATAAACTTAAGCCACGATCTATGCGATGTTGCTGATGGAGAAGTAACGGTTCCTCCAATAACCCTAAAACAAAGAGACCTAAAGGTAGATTACTCTGTTCAAATTGCAAAATCAGCTCACTTATATTTTAATTACGCTACTCATGGAAGTGAACCGGATGAAGTAATGTCAAAACTAGTTTCAAAGGCAGAAAAAGCTTTTGATACGGTGGTTGAACGGCTTAATAATCATTACAAGCACTATTGTGAGATGAGTGAAATTCCACACACACCTTTACCGTGGAAAACGAAAGTATATACCTTTGATGCTTTATACAGAAAAGTAGCTGAAGAACTAGGATATAAATTACATCAACGGATAGCGGCGCTTCAAAGACGACTAGATCCAAATACAATGGATGATCGAGCGTATAGCTTGGCAATTGTAGAAGAAGTATGTAAAATGAATCCAGATCCCGACCCAATGATTGTCGTGTTTTTTGCACCTCCCTATTATCCACATATGTACATTAATGGAAAAAATGATCAGGAGCAAAAATTATTAGATGCATTGAACCATAGTGCTGAATTAGTACAACCTAAAATTCAAGAGCCTTTAAAACTTAGAAAGTTTTATCCATACATTTCAGATTTGAGTTTTTGTAGCGTAACAGAAAACCAAGCCATTATTGATAAACTTATTACCAATATGCCTGCTTGGCCGGAAAAATATGAGTTACCAATTGATGAGATGAGAGAATTTAACGTACCAGTAGCAAACATTGGACCCTTTGGAAAAGATGCCCATCAATTTACAGAAAGGCTGCATCGGCCATTTTCTTTCGATGTAATGCCAGAACTGCTTTTTGAGACAATTAAATACCTATTAGAAAAATAA
- a CDS encoding aminotransferase class I/II-fold pyridoxal phosphate-dependent enzyme produces MKNKFVAKRYWKDHTTPMGAVDQRSKLYTNVIDLSLGDPDLNTDEGIIKAAFQDAMDGHTHYTDFRGDPELRQEICHYYRDEFRALVDDSEVMVTASACLGMYLVLEAVLDPGDEVVLPAPYFTPYYQQVQMAGGVPVELETYEEENFQIDVKRLEESINERTRAIIVNSPRNPTGAVYSEETLQVIADIAIKRDLLIIADEVNGALVFNGKFQSMMTIGDIRDRLVVINTFSKDYIMTGWRVGNIIAPRDIIQICQQINENLVFTAPSISQRAAIYALRNRKDILPATFDKYKERVFYAAERINQISWMSVVEPQGTFHLFINIKKSGLSSEKASEMILDQAKVLTIPGNSFGRCGEGYLRIACTVGKSKLKEAFDRIEKIQI; encoded by the coding sequence ATGAAAAATAAATTTGTCGCAAAACGTTACTGGAAAGACCATACAACTCCAATGGGAGCTGTAGATCAACGTTCAAAATTATATACCAATGTGATAGATCTTAGTCTTGGAGATCCTGATCTCAATACAGATGAAGGAATCATAAAAGCTGCTTTTCAGGATGCGATGGATGGACACACTCACTATACTGATTTTAGGGGAGATCCGGAACTGAGGCAAGAAATATGTCATTATTATAGGGATGAGTTTCGGGCATTGGTAGATGATTCAGAAGTAATGGTGACAGCAAGTGCTTGCCTAGGAATGTACTTAGTATTAGAAGCCGTTCTGGATCCGGGGGACGAAGTGGTTCTTCCAGCGCCCTACTTCACGCCATACTATCAGCAGGTTCAAATGGCAGGCGGTGTTCCGGTGGAGCTAGAAACCTACGAAGAAGAAAACTTCCAGATCGATGTAAAACGATTAGAAGAAAGTATCAATGAACGAACAAGAGCTATTATTGTTAACTCACCAAGAAATCCAACCGGTGCTGTTTATAGTGAAGAAACCTTGCAGGTAATAGCGGATATTGCCATTAAAAGAGATCTCTTAATTATTGCGGATGAAGTGAATGGTGCCCTCGTATTTAACGGCAAGTTTCAATCAATGATGACCATTGGCGATATAAGAGATCGACTGGTAGTCATTAACACTTTTTCAAAAGATTATATTATGACTGGTTGGAGAGTTGGTAACATTATCGCACCCCGTGACATCATCCAAATTTGTCAGCAAATCAATGAAAACCTTGTGTTTACAGCACCTTCTATTTCACAAAGAGCCGCTATTTATGCACTAAGAAATCGAAAAGATATTTTACCTGCCACATTTGATAAATATAAAGAAAGGGTTTTTTATGCAGCAGAAAGGATTAACCAGATTTCATGGATGAGTGTGGTGGAACCGCAAGGGACTTTTCATTTATTTATTAACATTAAAAAAAGCGGACTAAGCTCAGAAAAAGCCAGTGAAATGATACTGGATCAAGCAAAAGTTCTTACTATTCCTGGAAATTCTTTTGGTCGCTGCGGCGAAGGGTACTTGAGAATAGCATGCACAGTAGGTAAAAGCAAGTTGAAAGAAGCTTTTGATAGAATTGAAAAAATTCAGATTTAG
- a CDS encoding RrF2 family transcriptional regulator, translated as MILSTKGRYGLKAMFELGLHHGSGPVPLKVIAEKQRIPENYLEQLIAILRKAGLVKSVRGAQGGYMLMKQPEHISVADVLLTLEGPLAPSECVLDSDNSSCDNAEKCITRTVWEKILISIHDVIDTMTLQHMIEDHQKMNSLTGNNSKEELEQEMIK; from the coding sequence ATGATTCTGTCTACTAAAGGACGTTATGGTCTTAAGGCGATGTTTGAACTAGGACTACATCATGGTAGTGGTCCGGTTCCATTAAAAGTGATTGCTGAAAAACAACGCATACCAGAAAACTATCTGGAACAGCTAATTGCGATTCTTCGTAAAGCCGGCCTGGTGAAAAGCGTTCGGGGTGCTCAGGGAGGATATATGTTAATGAAACAACCTGAGCACATAAGCGTTGCTGATGTTTTGCTTACATTAGAAGGTCCTTTAGCACCATCGGAATGTGTGTTAGATTCTGATAATAGCTCCTGCGACAATGCAGAAAAATGCATTACAAGAACTGTCTGGGAGAAAATCCTCATTAGCATTCACGATGTAATCGATACGATGACATTACAGCATATGATCGAAGATCATCAGAAAATGAATAGCCTTACCGGTAATAACAGCAAAGAAGAACTGGAACAGGAGATGATAAAATGA
- the nifS gene encoding cysteine desulfurase NifS — translation MKVYLDYSATTPVKPEVFNAMTPYLRDYYGNPSSLHSYGRENKKAIDTARDQIAQTLKAKPEEIFFTGGGSEADNWAIKGTAEALKNKGRHIITTSIEHHAVLHTCQHLEKQGYEVTYLPVNEEGIISVEELKSHLREDTILITIMYANNEIGTIQPIQEIAAIAKEHKVLFHTDAVQAYGHLEINTQDLPVDMISISAHKLYGPKGVGALYIRKGTRIHNLIHGGAQERKKRAGTENIAGIVGFGKAAELAYGQLTEHVNHLTELRDYLLEGIQQKIPYTRLNGHRQKRLPNNVNVSFEFIEGESMLLSLDMVGIAASSGSACTSGSLDPSHVLLSLGLSHEMAHGSLRLTLGDQNTKEEIDYVLEQLPPIVQRLRDMSPLYENLKEGAR, via the coding sequence ATGAAGGTATATTTAGATTACAGCGCAACAACACCTGTAAAGCCAGAAGTGTTCAACGCTATGACTCCATATCTTAGAGACTACTATGGTAATCCGTCTAGTCTTCATAGTTATGGAAGAGAAAATAAAAAAGCCATTGATACAGCAAGAGATCAGATTGCACAGACATTAAAAGCAAAACCCGAAGAAATTTTTTTCACCGGCGGGGGTTCCGAAGCTGATAACTGGGCCATCAAAGGAACTGCCGAAGCCCTTAAAAATAAAGGGCGTCATATTATTACGACGAGCATAGAACATCATGCTGTGCTCCATACCTGCCAACATTTGGAAAAGCAAGGTTATGAAGTGACCTATTTGCCGGTAAATGAAGAAGGGATTATTTCCGTTGAAGAACTTAAAAGCCACTTGAGGGAAGATACGATTTTAATAACCATAATGTATGCCAATAATGAGATAGGGACGATACAACCAATCCAAGAAATAGCCGCTATTGCAAAAGAGCATAAAGTTCTTTTTCATACAGATGCCGTACAAGCTTATGGTCATCTGGAAATAAATACTCAGGATCTACCGGTTGACATGATTTCGATATCAGCTCATAAACTTTATGGACCTAAGGGTGTAGGAGCTTTATATATACGAAAAGGTACTCGGATTCACAACCTGATTCATGGGGGAGCTCAAGAACGAAAAAAAAGAGCTGGAACGGAAAACATAGCTGGCATTGTCGGATTTGGTAAAGCGGCTGAATTAGCCTATGGTCAATTAACAGAACATGTCAATCATTTAACCGAACTAAGGGATTATCTTTTGGAAGGTATTCAACAGAAAATACCATATACCCGACTAAATGGACATAGACAAAAAAGACTTCCCAACAATGTAAATGTCAGCTTTGAGTTTATAGAAGGAGAATCGATGCTATTAAGCCTTGATATGGTAGGAATTGCCGCATCAAGTGGATCGGCCTGCACTTCCGGTTCCTTAGATCCGTCCCATGTCTTGCTATCTTTAGGCTTATCTCACGAAATGGCGCATGGCTCCTTAAGGCTGACGCTGGGAGATCAAAACACGAAAGAAGAAATAGACTATGTATTAGAACAATTACCACCCATTGTACAAAGGTTAAGAGATATGTCGCCTTTGTATGAAAATCTGAAAGAAGGAGCTCGATAA
- the nifU gene encoding Fe-S cluster assembly scaffold protein NifU has product MYSEIVMDHFTNPRNVGEISDADAVGQVGNPKCGDIMKMYFKIQDNIIVDVKFKTFGCGSAIASSSMATEMVKGKTVEEALELSNYEVAKELDGLPPAKMHCSLLAEQAIKSAIFDYAKKNNLYYKELEGFDPDAEEDHHSHDEE; this is encoded by the coding sequence ATGTATAGCGAAATAGTAATGGACCACTTTACCAATCCCAGAAATGTAGGAGAAATATCTGATGCCGACGCAGTGGGACAAGTTGGGAATCCTAAGTGCGGAGACATTATGAAAATGTATTTTAAGATACAGGACAATATTATTGTAGATGTTAAGTTCAAAACTTTTGGTTGTGGTTCAGCCATTGCCTCTTCCAGTATGGCAACAGAAATGGTGAAGGGGAAAACGGTGGAAGAGGCACTGGAACTGTCTAATTATGAAGTAGCGAAGGAACTGGATGGTTTGCCTCCAGCAAAAATGCACTGCTCACTTTTGGCGGAACAGGCAATTAAAAGTGCTATTTTTGATTATGCAAAAAAGAATAACCTATACTATAAAGAATTAGAAGGCTTCGATCCTGATGCCGAAGAAGATCATCACAGTCATGATGAAGAATAA
- the mnmA gene encoding tRNA 2-thiouridine(34) synthase MnmA — translation MEKKVLLGMSGGVDSSVAAHLLKQEGYQVIGVTMQIWPEEKEETNQPDNSCCSLSAVEDARRVANHLDIPFYVMNFKDYFQEKVIDYFVDEYRNGRTPNPCIACNRYVKFEELLRKALQLNCDYVATGHYATIEKEEKTGRYVLKKSVTETKDQTYALYNMTQFQLQHTLMPLGKYHKEDIRELAKTLQLPVADKAESQEICFVSDNNYGRFIEEYQQQKSEEGSFIDHHGKVVGTHKGIIHYTIGQRRGLHLALGYPAYVTKINPTTNTVHVGPLEKLFSKGLIAKDLNFIPFETLREDMNATVKIRYNAKDVPATLYRIQPDKVKVIFETPQRAVTAGQSVVFYDNQVVVGGGMIMHPID, via the coding sequence ATGGAAAAAAAAGTGTTACTGGGAATGAGTGGAGGCGTAGACAGTTCGGTTGCCGCGCACCTCCTGAAACAAGAAGGTTATCAGGTTATTGGAGTAACCATGCAAATATGGCCGGAAGAAAAAGAAGAAACCAATCAGCCTGATAATAGCTGTTGTTCTCTTAGTGCCGTAGAAGATGCTCGGAGGGTGGCCAATCATTTGGACATCCCTTTTTACGTGATGAATTTTAAGGATTATTTTCAGGAAAAAGTTATTGATTACTTTGTTGATGAATACCGGAATGGTCGGACACCTAACCCTTGCATAGCCTGTAATCGATATGTAAAATTCGAAGAATTGCTTCGTAAAGCACTTCAGCTTAACTGTGACTATGTGGCAACGGGGCATTATGCAACGATAGAAAAAGAGGAAAAAACAGGTAGGTATGTATTGAAAAAATCCGTTACAGAAACCAAGGATCAAACTTACGCTTTATATAATATGACTCAGTTTCAACTCCAACACACGTTGATGCCTTTGGGGAAATACCATAAAGAAGATATCCGTGAACTGGCGAAAACATTACAGTTACCTGTAGCAGACAAAGCTGAAAGTCAAGAAATATGTTTTGTCTCTGATAATAATTACGGAAGGTTTATTGAAGAGTATCAGCAACAAAAATCAGAGGAAGGATCCTTTATAGATCATCACGGTAAGGTGGTCGGAACTCATAAAGGGATTATTCATTATACTATTGGGCAGCGACGTGGACTGCACTTAGCCCTTGGGTATCCGGCATATGTTACAAAAATAAATCCAACTACCAACACGGTACATGTAGGCCCTTTAGAAAAGTTGTTTTCTAAAGGACTCATTGCGAAAGACTTAAACTTTATTCCTTTTGAAACGTTAAGAGAGGATATGAATGCCACTGTAAAAATTAGATATAACGCAAAAGATGTGCCAGCTACTCTTTATAGAATTCAACCAGATAAAGTGAAAGTAATTTTTGAAACACCACAAAGAGCTGTAACAGCTGGTCAGTCCGTCGTTTTTTACGATAATCAAGTAGTTGTTGGTGGAGGAATGATCATGCATCCAATTGATTAA